The Hypanus sabinus isolate sHypSab1 chromosome 2, sHypSab1.hap1, whole genome shotgun sequence DNA segment TGATAAGTTAAATAATGCACCAATATCGACTACAATAAAAAAAAGTGTGGGGATTGATGCTCATGAACTCATTTTAGGCTTCAAAACTGGCATAGTGGATTGCTAATTTGGTTTCAAATTAGTTCAGTTTAATTCCTGGCACTGTTCAATTCCacgcatatcagaatcagaatgtgaAAAGTTTTATCGGGATTAGTTGTCTATGCCCAGAGTAAGTGAGTAGAGTGAAACTTTTTTTTCTGGAATTAAACTAATTTGATATTGCTTTGAAGTATTTAAGGATGGCTTGTGCATGGATTCCCCTCTATCTTTACCCAATAATTTTATCCACTCGTTATTAGACATGAACACCATGCTGAACGCTATGTACCACTTACACTGAAGGGCGGATTTTGCAAAGAAGTACTGAAGGCTTCATAGACCACTGTTTGCGTTTCTTCATGGAAATTCCAGCAAGATTCAGATTCCCACATGCTAAGTGAGAGTGTGAAACATGAAAGTCTTGAACTATCTAACTATTGGCACTTTTCAATACCAATACCTGGAGTCTATTGGTGGAGCACAAAGCCAGGGAAATTGCCtatcatttacagtggacaaTCTGTTTAAACAACCCACAAAGTATTAAGGCACATTTACTGTCTTTAGATTTCTTTTTAAttgagttttttaaaaataattttaaatgctTTTGTTTCCTTTTCAACAATCTATTAAATGTTTTGTTCTTTTTTACTTAGTTTAATAGCTTGATAAATATTTTCACATTTCAAATGTTTCTAAAGTTCTCACAAACTTTCACTACAATTTTGACAGTTGGATAAACATGTAGGCATAGCTTACAGGTTCTCAAGGTTTAATTATCATTTCCAGGGGTTGggtttctctgtctccacctcccTCACAAGTATATTTACATGGTAACAGACGTTGCCACTAGGATTGAAGCTGATTATGTCCCATCGTTCCCACTGAAGAATAAGAAGGGGGATGCAGTTGTGGGTAGCTTGCGGCAGACCACAAAATTCAGGGCATGTTACTTGTTACAATGGACATATATAAATACAAAGAGTCtgctttaaaaaaatcaataatgATCCAAAGGTTATCCAGAAATCTCTGCATTTGCTACTATTGGCCAGTAGGTGGTAGATTCACCATTTCAAATTCAAGTATCATCTATATTTTTCATATAGTATGTCATTGCTATTTACAATTAATATAAAAAAGCACCTATCTTTAGTTTAAGCTTGGCATTTTGAAATAGAGCCACTGAGGCTGGGGGAGAAAATAACCAGAGgatgtgggttaagggtgaagggggaaaagtttaaagagaacatgggTGGGGCGctattttacatagagagtggtgggagtgtggaatgagctgccagatgaaatggtaaatgcgggctcacttttaacatgtaagaaaaacttggacaggtacatggatgagaggtgtatggagggatacggtccaggtgcaggtcagtgggactagacagaaaaatggttcagctcagccaagggccaaaaggcctctttttgtgttgtaatgttctatggttaaaGCTTTCTTAATTGTTCCATTCCAATTGAATTTGGGTAGaaattgataggatggttaagaaggtggATAGTATGTTGGCTTCATTAGTCTAGGGAGGGAGTTCCAGAGCCACTAGGTAACATTGAAACTCTATAAAAACCTGGTTAGAacacacatggaatattgtgttcaattctagtcaattcactataggaaggatataacagctttagagagggtgcagtggagattcactaggatgctgcctggaccatAGGGTATGTCTCATCAGGGTAAGCAGagcaagctagggtttttctctttggagcaaatgagaatgagaggtgacttgacagattGTATGGATAGCCAGAAACTTttacccagggcagaaatggctaatatgagggggcttaatgttaaggtgattgatagaaagtataggggagatgttAGAGGAAACTTCTTTACACGGTGAGTGGTGAATACATGAAATGTCCTGTTATGAATCGTGGTAGAGGCagttacattaggggcatttaagaaactctcagataggcacatggatgagagaaaaatggTGGGCTATGTAGGGGAGAAGGATTAGATTCATCTTAGTgtaggttaaaaggccagcacaacatcatgggctgagggGTCTATACTGAGCTGTAGCAGTCTATGTAAAAGAACAGTATTAGTGTTTATAGATCATGATAATCTTAGAACAGTTTAAGGTTGGGTACCTGCCTCATGGTTTAGTCAGAATCATTCCAAACATATTGACAAATATTGAGCATTCTAGTGAGAATTTTACACAGTTCTTCATGGAAAGTCATTCTGAACTTGTCTCCATAAAGGATTtataatacaaaaaaaagtaaaaatctaTTTTATGCCAATTTTTCCAACAAGATGATTTTCATTCTTCACAAGGAAGGAACTCTTAGCAATAATTCGGTCAGATCTAAAAAAGAGAACTGGTCAATATGCTCTTCATCAGGGAGAAACAGAGATGACTCTTTTAAGGACAGTTATAGTATAACAAATGGAATTAGATTATCTAATAATGAAGAAAGTTACCTGTGCTTTTGTTTATAGAAAATTAGATGTTCAGAGAACTAATGAACACTAACAGTTATTCCCTGGTTAATGCTTCATTGTTCCAAGAGCTGGGAATTATATCTGGTGGCAAAGGTGAACCACACTTTGTACCTTGTCAAAGTTTGGGAGGGGCACAAGTAGATCCAGAAATGGCTGCTATCAGGTTCCAGAAACAAGTGACTTTGGACTTGGTGAAGAATCTATAAAACTGATTAGCTGGGTATGGTTATGGCCTGCTCTGTATGCTCTTGTTTTCAATAGCTTACGTATAAAGCAACAAGATCTGGATCTTGGTTTTTAACAATACTAAGTTTTTCTGTACCGGCACATTAAGAGAGCAATTAGTTTCATATTGAATACTTAACAGATATGCTGTAACTtgtagcaaaaaaaaaattgctggagaaactcagtagatcgagcaacatctgtggagacagTAAGGATAGTtgcagttttgggctgagaattcTCATCAAgactccacaaatgctgcctgaccactgagttcttccagcaatttatttttattcattctttTATATGCTGCGTTATCAATGCATCTTGTACTATAAATTCATAGCATGCACGTTGAATGTGCAATGGTTAAGGTAACTGGAAAGCTGCTTTTATAGCTGTATTGTATGTAATATTTCTGAACCACTCACCTCATCTTTGGCAATGTCAATGACCGAAGACGTCGTATTTAGACTTGTCTGTGATTGACTGCTAATTCCACTGTCCTCTTTCTGACATTCATAATTCAGGGACTGTACTGAAAGAAGGAGGTTTCCCCTTGGTTTCAATGTTGACGGCCTTTCAGGACTTTCTAACACACCATCTGTTGTTCTGCTAGAATCCAAGGAAGTCCATGATGAAGTGCTACTTCTGTTGCTGTTGCGAAAGCTCCTTCGAAAACTTGACCTTGGACTTTGAGGTTTAGGACTCATAGGCCTTGCAGGGAAAGGACCATCGAAGCATTCGGAGATCACACCAGGCCTGTTCCAAGTAGGGCTTAACTGATTCATTAATGTGTGTGGGATGGACTGACTTGGTGTAGTTCTGAAACCATCATCAGTTTCCAGATTATTGTTGGGCATCAGTGTAAGTCTTAATCCATTGGGAGATGTTCTTTTTCCTCTTTGCTCGACTGGCTTTGCAATAAAATCTGAGTCAGGGGAGCAACTTGAAAACTGAGCTTTGCTTGACTTCCGAGCGGGCGGAGGTGAGGAGAGTGCTAAAGGGTGGGCACCATCAATGTGATCCATTGAGATCCGCCTTGCATACTCACTGTGCACCTGAGACTGTGTCCTTATGAACTGACTTTCCCCACTGCTCGTACTTGAAGTGCTCGACGGATTTGACCCCTTTATGGATTCCACTTCGCTTAGTCTCATGAACCTTTTCCAGGACATGTGCCTTGACCTGCTGTCACCACCATCGAACTTCTTGTGAGATTTTGAGTGCTGATGGGCACTTTCTTTTTCTCCAGATTTTGTTTCAAAGAAACTGGAGAGTGATTTATTAGCAAAAGCCCGTTTCATTCTAAGGTTAAGGCTGTCGGCACTTCTGCTCTTTTTACAACTGCTATCCGTTGTGGGAGGTATTTTGGTAGTTTGATCCTCTGTGTTAATGTCATCTCCTTCCATAGAGTCTGTGATCCTGCTATGTAAATAATGACCATTTTCTGCCACCGTCTGAACCTCTTCCATACCTTCTATGTCCTGCCGTCCTCCAGACCCAAATGCTTTACTCACATTTTGGTTCAGCGGGCTACTACTTTCAAAAACATCATCATCTTCGTCTGAACCATCCAAAACTGGATATTCACTCTTACCTTTGGCATGATGAGGCAGATGAATTTTATAGCTTGGGTAATGCACCTTATACACTGGGACACAATTTGCATTGCTCTTGGTTTCGATTTTATTCTCTTCCGCACCTCGCACCTGTTGCCTCTTGTTCCCTTCTTTGCTGGTACTTTCAGTTTGATGTTCTTGTGTCCATGATTTGTTTCTCCTAAATGATGCCATTTTAGTGAAAACTGAAAACTTGGAGCTTTTGAAAGAAGAGGTGAAGGAGTTTAAGGAGGAGAACGATCCAAACCGATCTTCTCCTTTTGTTGAGCTCTGTCTCTGAAGTGCTTTATGTAAGCTGCTGTTACTTCCAAATGGGTAAGTCCTTTCCTCTAGTTCTTCACTAGTtgtactgttaccatcagtatcAAAAACAACTGATGGACTATCAGTAGGTTCACCATCTAATTTAATAGTCTCTTGGCTGCCATTTTCACAATTGGCTTGTTGTTCATCTATTATTTGGTCATAATCCATGCTGTCAGTGTTTTCAGTTTGCTGCGAGTCGACCTCTGCAGGTATGCCAATATATTTTCTGTGCACATCTGTGTTCGCAATTCCAGTGTCTTTTAATTTTGCATCTACTGTAAGTTCAGCTGTCTCTGAGTCAGTACCTTGAATACCGATTGGATGGTTTTGCAAACCGTTTTCAGGAGCTACAATATTGTCTCTGAACTTATTTTCAACAAAAAAGATTGTTTGCTCTAACCCAGCATCAGTTATctcctttttatttttttcagcAGTACTAGTCTGTTCAAGGGTGTTAGTAGTATCTGATATTGACAATCTTTCCACAAAAGCCTTTCTTGGTTCAGACTTTGAAGCAAGACCTGGTTGTATGCTAGGTTGAGAAGGAATGTCAACTACTCCCGTTTGTTCCTCACCAGAGGCATTACTTATCCTTAAGTTTTGTTCCATAGTAGCTTCGAATACCAACTGCAAATGATCTGTTTCTGGGTCCGTTTCGCTGCACTGTTTAATAGATTGTTCAATCAGCACAAGTGTCTGTGCACTTTCCTGGCCAGTGAGTTCAAAAGCATTCTCCCTTCTGACACTAGTCTCACCAGAATAAATTTTGTTAGTTTCTATTGTCCTCTCAAAAAAAACCTCAGTTTGAGTGCTGTTGGGAGGACTTTCTGAATCCACCCTTGCATTAACTGAAGCCATTCTTGTTCTTCTGTCTGTCTGAAGGTCAATCTCATGTTTTTCTATACTTCCAACCTCTGGGTCTGTATGTGAACAGCTGTCCCTCAAAACCAGTGTTTTGTTAATCCTCTGACTTGACAGATGTGCCTCAAAACCCCTGTCAAAATTCTTGTTTTGCTCCTTTCCTGGTGATGTTAAGTCACTGATTTCCCCTTGCTTTTCCTCAGTTATATGTTCATGTGGTTCTGTTTGAGCTTGTGTGAAAATCTGAGTAACTTTCAATTTACCctcttcagaatcttctccatgtCTCTCTGTGGAACTACTTCTTGTTCTTTGTGTTGCTCCTGCCGTTTCCTCAGATCCTGTCTCAAGGGAAACTACTCCACTCCCTTCAACATTAATTGCAAAGGAAGAACATGTTGATTCCAGCTCAACTCCAGTGATATTGTGTACACTTCCTTCATAAGTAACTTGCTCAGTCTCTGGCCAAGCTGAAAGGACTTCCTGAGTAGTTTCCTCAGGTAACAGTTCAAATGAGTTACAATGAGTGGGCCTTCCTTCTGAAATAGGGTGACTTATGTCCACTTTTCCACTTGCAGAGATTTCACTTTGGTCTTGACGTACTTCTTGGTTGCCTATCTCGGTTTCTGAGATCTCACTTACATCTGTGTAGCCCTCTGACTCCTGAGAAACCCCATTCCGATCTAATTGGTTTTCAACATCAAATCCCAGTTGGTGAAAGGTTTCCTGACTAGTGTTCAGTTCTGCGGTAGTATTTGTTCCATTGATGTCTTTTTGATTTACAACACAAACTGTAAAAGGCTCTAATTCACTCGCTGGGCAAATTAAAGCCAAAGATGTTTCGGATTTAAATTCTTGAGCAGTATCACTTGTTTCTATCTTTGGACAGCTACCATCTAAATCAGACAGACTCTTTACCTCTGAATTTATCAAGGCTGAGGTTTTATTTGTTTCAGATATTATGCCAGGCGATACCTCAGGAAAGTCCGTTTCTGTTTCAAAAGGGATTTCACTCAGAGCTCGGTCTGTATCCTGGGAAACACAGACTGATTCTGAATCTAAAATGAGGCCAGCAGAAACCACATTTGCCTCTGTGCACTGTAGTTCAGGTTCAAATGGGATTTCATTTAAGTTTTGCTCTGAATCCAGGCAAGTCCAGACGGGCTCTGATTTAAGACCAGCAAAAATCTCATGTGTTTCAGGACTTGTTTTTGTGGAATGTGATTCGACTTCAGGGGCACTTTCAATTAAATCTTGGTCTGGATGGCAGAAAGCCCAGACTGATTCTGATATAATTCCACCGCAAGTATTGTTCGTCTCAACGGTGGGGATTTGtgattcaacatcagtaagaattTCACTTATATCTTGATTTGTTTGTACAGAAGGGCATGTTGGATCAGCTTCAAAAGCACTGAAATCTTCACTCGACCCTAAAACTTTCTTAGTGGAATCTGGTATTCTTTGTTTGGGAATTAGGCTTTGATCTGGACTTACACTGATTGGTTTTGATTTTGCAGAGTCTTCACCTCTTTCACAGCCACTTTCAAGGGGATCCGAATGTGATTCAGAGAAAATTTCACTTAGCTTCTTGTTTGTATCTTGGGAAGTGCATAACGTTTCCAATTTTGATACTATCCCATTCAAAGTCTCATCTGCCGCTAGATAAGCTTCAATGATACCAGACTCTAGTTCCTCTGGAATTTCACTTCTGAATCTGTTCACATCTAGTGGTGTCTGGGTTGATGTGGGTTCTGCAGGAGGAGTCTTACTTGTTCCAGGACAAACTACAGTGGCGTTTTCAGTATCTCCTGAAGGATTTTCATGTAAAATCTGTTCCTTATTCGAGGAAAACCAGTCTGCTTCTGCCAAAGCAATTATACTTGGATCATGTTTAATTCCACTGGATTTATAATCTATCCCAAGACATGTTGAAGCAGGTTCAGACTGTTCATCGGGGGGAGTCCTTGCTAGCTCTGCTGATTCTGATAAAAACACATTTGGCTGTACACTGATGTCTAAGGAAATCCCACTTAGCAATGATTCTGTTTCAGAGGGAATAGCAATCTGGTCTTGTGTACGCAGAAAAGTTTTACTGGAGTCCCGTTCCAACTCGGGACAACCAATGCTGGTGTGTGCATCAAAAGCAACACTTAATGTTGTTCCTGAACTAGAAGGTATATTATGTTGAGCTTTCGTTTCAAAAGAAATGCTGCACTTTTCTAAGTGAACTTCATTGGAAAGTTCAGCTCTCTGTGGTTCTGACGGAGAAGAGAATGTGCTTGCCTCTGATTCGGTTTCTGGGGAAAGGTCACCCGGTTTAGGTTCTGTGTCCGCATGAGGATGACTAACTCTGGAGTGGGTTATTCTTTGCTCAAGACCTACACTGGGACAGTTGCTTAACTTTACTGCAGAGGTTTGTTCTGAAATGTCTCTTTGCACTAATTTTGTCCCAGCTGCAGCTGCGTTTCTCACCTGTGGACCAGAGGATCTGCTTTGTATCTCCGAATCTCCAAAGAAGGGAACTGTACAAGTCCTTACTTGTGTTGCACACAACTGCAATGTATCAGAGGTACTAGCACTGAGCTCTGGATCAACAGATATATCAACTAGCCTTTCCTGATCACCAGTATAAGCATCAGTTCTTTCTACTTTTAGTTCAGGACCTGTCAACGTTATCTCCGAAGATGTACTAGTAGGTTCCAATGTTCTCTCACTTGTTGTTGGTGTTTCTATGACATTTTTACTGGATCCAGGTGGAGTACCACGAGAAAGTTGTCTTGATCCTGGAGACTCTTCCTCTGAACCATCTTCTCCTTCAGATTCACAGGGTTCAGAAAGATTTTCTATGGATTCTGAGACCTGCCAGAAGAAAGTAAAGGTTTATTCTTACCTAATTGGATTAATTGGACGTTATTGCATTTTAACAGTAGAATTGTTCACGTTGACATACATCCTGAGCAATAGCATGCAATTATGTAATGCTCCCAAGTGTGAATTATTAGTCCTGTTCACATCATAATGAGTACCATGCACCAACAGCTATGGTGTCCCTAACCTTCCGCGCCGCATAACTGATTTTGTGTCTTGGCACTTCAAGGCATATGCGAAGGATTGCTTTCCAGCTCTTTCCATCATTCTACAATACAGTAGTAACAAAACGTTTTCAGTTCATGTCGAAAGgaacacatttttaaaatagCCATACACCTTAAAGCAGTCACCCGTCATAATCAAACAATTGTCAGCAGCCAAAgaaagagacttataaataaaagCTTTCAACTAAGAAGCTAAGAAGAAACTTAGAACCTAAGCAGCCCAAGAAACTTCAAAACActtcagtaattttaaattccttggtgttatcatatcacaagacctgtcctgggaccagcacgtaGGTGTCATTTCgaaaaggcacagcagcacctccgctttgtcagaagtttgcacagactcagcatgtcatctgaaactttgacaaagctCTATAGGTGTGTAGTGACTGGTAACCCCAATAACCAAAaaaggaaaagcctacaaaatgtgCTGGATATACCCCCCAGTCTATCACAGCAAGAGACcacctcaccattgagcacatctacaaggaatgctGCCATAATTCATCATCTTCTGGTTGCtgtcattaggaaggaggtataggagttctaggtcccacaccgccaggcacatgaacagctattaccctccaaccatcaggctcctgaaccagtgtggataacttcagtcacttcaacactgaactgatcgctGAACACAACCTGGAGGCTCACTTTAAAGAACtcaggttctcagtattatttatttatgtatttgcatagtttgtcttcttttgcacactggttgtttgtcagactttgtgtGTAGCTTCTCAGTGTATTTCtttgatctactgtgaatgcctgcaagaacatgaatctcagtgTGGTCGCGGTGACttggatgataaatttactttgaacttgaaatttGAAGCGGAAGAAAAACATATACATTTTTAAGAAGGGAATTCCATAAACTTGGATATTGACAACTATAGACATGGATGCTAATTGTTGGGTTATAGACAGAGTAAAGAAtaaaaggtcaaatttgaaagaTTACAAAATCAGAGAAAAGAGATGCAAAGGCTAGAGAAAACAAACAGAATACAAGTGAAAAGATCATAAATGGAATTGATATTTAATAATTTATTGATTCACAGGCTAATGAAATTAAAattaagatgagctttatttgtcacaatttACTTCaagacatcaaaacatacaaaggAATGCACTGGTTCAGCAATCTGAATATGTGCTTGAGGCGGTCCACAAATGTCGCCAAGCTTCCAGCATGGCCACGACTCACTagccctaacccgtacacctttggaacgtgagaggaagctggcacatgaagaaacccatgcagtcatggagagaatatacaaaatccatacagacagcagcaggaattgaacccccaaTCGCTGGCAGTGTAATGCATTTTGCTAACTGCCACTGTGCTGCCCGTAATGCAGGGTAAATTGGAATCTGTTGAGAGGTAGGGCATGAGGATTAAAGTccttgataaatattttaatttaacCAATTTCTTGAAAGAAAGAACATTGCCAGTCCTGTTGATCAGAGGATTTGGAAGTAACTCTCGGGTAATGGTGCTGGAGTTGGTCCTGAAGGATTGGATGGTGGCAGTTCTTGACTGAATTCAGATGGGTTTTGAACCAACTTATTTCCTTCTGTGCTTACAGCTGAGAAGTGCACTGGGAAATTCCTCAGAACCTCACCCTGCACTGGAGGTGAAGGTTTCCACCAAGTCTGTGCTGCCTAGCAACAGGAGAGAAAATTTGGATGAGAATCCAAAGAacttcagctcctttgttttggcaGTAATGACACTCAGATGTCCTGGATGTTTCATTTGAAACTGCCTGCAGAGTAAGCAATTTATGCTAATTAAGCTAATGAGCTGCAAGAATTTTGTGTTCcaaatttaaaaatgtattttttcGCAATCAAGCTTTCTTTAAACAACCATATTGCAATTGAGCGTTGCTACAGCGCACTTGACTATGCAAATCGGATAACAGGGAACTGATGCAGATCTGCTTATATTATAGAACATTTGCAGTCAGATCCACAACGGAGAGAGAATGTCTAAACATCTAAAACACTGAACAAAATCATTATTAAATCACTTGCATTCTCCATAAAATGAGCTTAATTGTGGTTGAAGGTCATTAAATATTCATTTCAATTGCAATGCACTTGGAGAATGTTAAATGAATTGTATCAAACCAGTGTTATTTTTGTGAGGTACCAAATGGATTTCTCCTCTTTTATTCAAGGCACGTTAGCTCTTTCAGTGACTCAATCCTTCAGTGAATGTTGAACAAAGTGCTTCCTGTGTGGATTAAGCCTTATCATTTATAGAGGTGAATTCCTCAAGTGGGTGGTATCTCGACAACAAACTTGTTTTGTCTAATCACGGAAGCCATCAAATTAGACTGCCAGCGTTACAGAAATTTGAATCttaaataaaagcaaaatatCATGCAGGGACTTTCTTCAGAAGAATAAAAGATTTGTTATGGTTCTTAGAAACTCTACATGAGCTGTGTTTTATTTACTTCACTGCTTTGATTTCCAgtgttatattttattttatcacTGGCATCATGCTGAAGGCCCTATCAGAAGTTATTTTTCAAAGTGGATAAGAGACAAAATgtgagaaaaataaaaaaaatacaccaCTGAATTCTTGTGTCAATGAGTAGAGAAACAAAGGAAGGCATGAAACTAAgaggtaacacatacaaaatgctggagaaacccagcgggccaggcagcacccatggaaaggagtaaacattaacgctttgagctgagacccttcatcaggaaggaggaacagaagcctgaaggcacacactctatgatttaggaacagtttcttcccctccgccatcagatttctaaatgggcattgaacccatgaacactacctcaaaacTTCTTTTTCATTCCAACTgtcgcactacttatttaatttaactaatctGTGTTTTTTTCTATTACGCATGGCAACATAATTCTGCCACaaagacagcaaatttcatgacatttgccggTGATTCTGAAATTGACAGTGGGAGTTTGCAGGAAAGGCCAGCAAGAATAACTTTATGCCTGCAATTGAGTACGTTCTGCTGTTGGCTTCCAGAGACGCATCGTTGAGAGTCTGTCAGTACTCTGGCCAGAGCACCTAGCAATTTCAGCAAGTTTGGAAGTGAATGGAGTTTGTTCTCCAGAGTAAAATTTGCATTTTTCAGTAATACAATCAGGAAATGATGGAAACACCGACCACATTACAtgtcatctgtggaaagagaagccagtttaacatttcaggccaacatTTCCAGCAGCTTGTATTTCAAATTTCCAATGCCTATAGTTTTTTTAAACATGTACAATAATCTGCAGTGTGTTCAAAGGTAAGTTTTAAATGTGATATGGTTACCCCAATAGCATGCTATTTGGTTGTATAATATAAATAAGGGGGATTTATTTGGATTTACAAAACATAAATTCATATTTTTTTCTATTGCAGGCAGCCTATGAAGATTGGTTACAGTGGCAAACCCAATCCAACTATAATCACCTGCATACAACAAACTACTTACATAAGCAATCAATTACTTTAAGAAAGGATTTCTGGAATCTGCTTCAACGATCATTCCTCAAAGGCTAACTTGTCACTACAGCAATTCTCACAAGATATTTTATTTGCATGTAAATTTCTATCTTCTTGTACATTTCCTCATTGTCTTCAACCCCGTATCATCAGATCTCAAAATTCAAGCCTCTCTAATAATTCAGCCCTCATTTCTGTTACCATGCTTGTGATGAAGAGGCATTCAAACTACTGAGTCCTAAGATTCTagaccaggggtgtcaaactcattttaggtcacgggcaaaatgcagcttcatgcgggccggatcagtcggacgCGTGTGAAcacagctttcgttgcctccgttttttcagcctgctctcatgtgtctcagtctctgctataactacaaagtgtttcacttcacaaattccgtttcttatgaagaagactgccgaataaacactaaaaatcctgaaaacctggtacctgaa contains these protein-coding regions:
- the LOC132380386 gene encoding LOW QUALITY PROTEIN: uncharacterized protein LOC132380386 (The sequence of the model RefSeq protein was modified relative to this genomic sequence to represent the inferred CDS: deleted 2 bases in 1 codon); protein product: MASVNARVDSESPPNSTQTEVFFERTIETNKIYSGETSVRRENAFELTGQESAQTLVLIEQSIKQCSETDPETDHLQLVFEATMEQNLRISNASGEEQTGVVDIPSQPSIQPGLASKSEPRKAFVERLSISDTTNTLEQTSTAEKNKKEITDAGLEQTIFFVENKFRDNIVAPENGLQNHPIGIQGTDSETAELTVDAKLKDTGIANTDVHRKYIGIPAEVDSQQTENTDSMDYDQIIDEQQANCENGSQETIKLDGEPTDSPSVVFDTDGNSTTSEELEERTYPFGSNSSLHKALQRQSSTKGEDRFGSFSSLNSFTSSFKSSKFSVFTKMASFRRNKSWTQEHQTESTSKEGNKRQQVRGAEENKIETKSNANCVPVYKVHYPSYKIHLPHHAKGKSEYPVLDGSDEDDDVFESSSPLNQNVSKAFGSGGRQDIEGMEEVQTVAENGHYLHSRITDSMEGDDINTEDQTTKIPPTTDSSCKKSRSADSLNLRMKRAFANKSLSSFFETKSGEKESAHQHSKSHKKFDGGDSRSRHMSWKRFMRLSEVESIKGSNPSSTSSTSSGESQFIRTQSQVHSEYARRISMDHIDGAHPLALSSPPPARKSSKAQFSSCSPDSDFIAKPVEQRGKRTSPNGLRLTLMPNNNLETDDGFRTTPSQSIPHTLMNQLSPTWNRPGVISECFDGPFPARPMSPKPQSPRSSFRRSFRNSNRSSTSSWTSLDSSRTTDGVLESPERPSTLKPRGNLLLSVQSLNYECQKEDSGISSQSQTSLNTTSSVIDIAKDEEVSKHPNQPAQEMNPAASAVLRSHQQNHPRQRPFSDGGQMTWLPGCTEPEVKCKLDSEDDMEELCLPSYKRCSSDELLQEEARKRRRKLIADVKNSRTRHGRTNTETCNEVGMRFSYLPPLSATFKNIPLRFLTLSQSTPTGLDCIGYKHWMETSVITDGALDKSVFADEAGSEEDLYEDYRSGNHRYGHQGGGGEQLAINELISDGSVVYAEALWDHVTMDDQELGFKAGDVIEVVDATNKEWWWGRIADSEGWFPASFVRLWVNQDEPMEEYPVKVEGGKPDDPNSTDHCSAAGQSKKDQMRTNVISEIMSTENDYIKHLKDICEGYVKQCRKRTDMFTEEQLRTIFGNIEDIYKFQKKFLKGLETKFNKDEPHLSEIGSCFLEFQTDFQIYSEYCNNHPNAYAELSKLMKINKYVYFFEACRLLQKMIDISLDGFLLTPVQKICKYPLQLAELLKYTNPEHRDYKDVEAALNAMKNVAKLINERKRRLENLDKIAQWQSSIENWEGEDVLARSSELIHSGELTKISQPQAKSKQRIFFLFDHQVVFCKKDLLRRDILYYKSRIDTDSMEVVDVEDGKDKDFNISVKNAFKLQNKFTNEIHLFCAKKSSVKQRWLQAFENERKQVQLDKETGFAITEVQKKQAMLNAKKSHPSGKPKAVTRPYYDFLTLRQKHPMLPSTIPQQQVYMLAEPAQAIQLLAEHRETDAIQEVKGQLCEADVRPFQGSTLATSCNQNE